CTGGAGCTTGCCTGCGCGGCGCATATCCGTGTCGCCGAACCCTCGACCTATTTTGCCCTGCCCGAGGGGCAGCGCGGCATCTTCGTCGGCGGCGGCGGCTCGGTGCGGCTGCCGCGACTGATCGGCGTCGCCAGGATGATGGACATGATGCTGACCGGGCGCGTCTATAGCGCGACCGAGGGCGCATCCTACGGCTTTGCGCAATATGTCACCGAGGCCGGCAACGGGCTTCCCAAGGCGCTGGAGCTTGCGACCAAGATCGCGTCCAACGCACCGCTGACGAATTTCGCCGTGCTACAGGCACTGCCGATGATCGCGGAAGCCAATCCGCAGACGGGCCTCTTGATGGAATCGTTGATGGCCACCGTTGCGCAGAGCGACAAGGAAGCAAAGCGCAGGATTCGCGAATTCCTCGAGCACAAGACCGCCAAGGTGAAGCCGAAATCATGAGCGTGCAGCCGTCCTCTTCCAGCACAGAGCGCGGCGCGAGCCATTCTCCGCTGCGGCCCATTTCGTTCGGCGATCCCGTCGTCAATATCGAACGGCGCGACGACGGCACGATCTATCTGCGGCCGAAGCAACCGTTGGGCAACTATCCCGTCCGCATCACCGATCGTCTGCATCACTGGGCGACGACGACGCCGGATCGCATCTTCATGGCGGAGCGCGAAGGCGGCCGCGGCTGGCGCAAGATCACCTATGCCGAGCTACTCACCGCGAGCCGGCATATCGCCTCAGGCCTGGTCCAGCGCGGCCTGTCGGCGGAGCGGCCGGTCGTCATCCTCTCCGGCAATTCGATCGACCATGCGTTGCTGGCCTTCGGCGCCTTCTATGCCGGCATTCCATTCTGCCCTGTATCACCGGCCTATTCGCTGGTGTCGAAGGATTACGGCAAGCTCGCATATTTGATGAAGCTGCTGACGCCGGGCCTCGTTTTCGCCGAGGATGCCGAAAAATTCGCGGATGCGCTCGCCGCCAATGTCTCGCTCGGCACCGAGATCGCAGCGTCCTACGGCCATGTGCCGGGCCGCGACGTCACCCTGCTCGCCGATCTCGTGGCAACGCCCGTTCGCAGCGACCTCGATGCGCTGCATGAGAAGATCGGCCCCGACACGATCGCTAAATTCCTGCTGACGTCGGGCTCGACAGGCAATCCCAAGGCCGTGATCAACACCCAGCGCATGATCTGCGCCAATCAGGTGATGCTGCGCGAGACGCTTGCCTTCCTCAAGGACGAGCCGCCTGTCATCATCGACTGGTTGCCCTGGAATCACACCTTTGGCGGCAACCACAATATCGGGCTGACGCTCTACAATGGCGGCTCGATGTATCTCGATGCCGGCAAGCCGATACCCGGCGGCATCGAGGAGACCGTGCGCAATCTCCAGGAGATTTCACCGACGGTCTATTTCAACGTGCCCAAGGGCTATGAGTCGCTGCTGCCTTATCTGCGCGACGACCAGGGCCTGCGGGCAAAATTCTTCGACCGGCTACATGCGATGTTCTTCTCCGGCGCTGCGCTGTCGCCGTTCGTGTGGAACAGCCTCGACGAGCTTGCGGTGAAGGAAAAAGGCTACCGTGTGCCGATGCTCACCGGCCTCGGCGCGACCGAGACCGCGCCATTCTTCATGTCAGTCAATCCGCGCACCAGCCGCTCCGGCCATGTGGGCCTTCCCGTTTCGGGCAACGAGGCCAAGCTGGTGCCGAACAACGGCAAGCTCGAAGTCCGCGCCAAAGGGCCGAACGTGATGCCCGGCTATTGGCGCCAGCCCGACATCAGCGCAAAGTCCTTCGATGAAGAGGGCTTTTACAAGATGGGCGACGCGCTCAAGCCCGCCGACGCTGACGATCTCAACGCCGGCTTCGATTTCGACGGTCGTGTCAGCGAGGACTTCAAGCTCGCGAGCGGCACCTGGGTCAGCGTCGGGCCTTTGCGGGCGCGCCTCACCGCGGCCTGTGCGCCGCTGGTGCGCGATGTCGTCATCGCCGGCATCAACCGCGACGAGGTGTCCGCACTCGTCGTCCTCGATCTCGACGGTTGCCGCCTGGTCAACCCGACGCTGCCATCAGACAATCTCACCGTCACCGCGCGCGACCGCCTGGTGCGGGAGGCTTTTCGCGAGCGACTGACGCGCTTCCTCAGCCAGGCCACCGGCTCCTCGACGCGTGTCACGCGCGCGATCCTGATGGACGCACCGCTCTCGATCGACAAGGGCGAGGTTACCGACAAGGGCTCGATCAACCAGCGCGCCGTGCTCGAGCATCGCGGCGCCCTGATCGAGGAGCTCTACGCTGCCAATCCGTCTGACCGTGTGATATCGGTCGGCTAAGAATTTATCGAAGGAGAACGCCATGTTGTTGAAGGATCAGGCAGCCATCGTCACGGGCGGCGCATCGGGACTGGGCGCTGCCACCGCACGAAAGCTGGCGGCGCAGGGTGCCAAGGTCGCGGTCTGCGATCTCAATGCCAAGCTCGCGGAGACCGTTGCCGCCGAGATCAAGGGCGTTGCCGTCACCTGCGACGTCTCCGACGCGGCCTCCGCAGAGGCTGCGATCGCGCAGGCGACCAAGGCCCACGGCCCGGCCCGCGTGCTGGTCAATTGCGCCGGCATTGGCGTGGCAAAACGCGTGGTCGGCCGCGACGGCCCGATGGCGCTCGCCGATTTCGACAAGGTGATCAAGGTCAACCTGATCGGCACTTTCAATATGTTGCGCCTCGCGGCGACCGACATGTCCAAGCTCGAGCCGCAGCCGTCGGGCGAGCGCGGCGTCATCATCAACACGGCCTCGGTCGCCGCCTATGACGGCCAGATCGGCCAGTCGGCCTACTCGGCCTCGAAGGGCGGCATTGTCGGCATGACCTTGCCGATCGCGCGCGAACTCGCCCAGTTCGGCGTTCGCGTGCTGACCATCGCGCCCGGCCTGTTCCTGACGCCCCTGCTCGCCAATCTGCCGCAGGAAGCGCAGGACTCGCTCGCCGCCGCCATCCCGTTCCCGCGCCGCCTCGGCAACGCCGACGAGTTCGCCGCGCTCGCGCTGCACATGGTCGAGAACTCCTATCTCAACGGCGAAGTCGTGCGCCTCGACGGCTCACTGCGCATGGCGCCGAAATAAGGCGCTCAACGCATGTTCGTGAACCGGCGCGACGTCCAGATCCAGTGGGGTGACTGCGACCCCGCCAACATCGTCTATTATCCGCGTTATTTCGCGATGTTCGACGATTCGACGTCGACGCTGTTCGAGGTCGCCGGCTTCTCCAAGCAGGACTTGGTCCGCAAATACGGCCTCGTGGGTATTCCCATGGTCGACACGCGGTCCAAGTTCTACATCCCCTCGACCTATGGCGACTGGATCACCATCGAAACGCGGATCGAGAGCATCAAGCGCTCGAGCTTCGAGGTGAAGCACAACGTCTACAAGGGCGAGGCGCTCGCCATCGAAGGTTTTGAGACACGCGTCCTGGTCGGCCGCGACCCCGTTAACCCCGACAGACTGAAATCGGCACCATTCCCTCCGGAAATGGTAGCCAAATTCACAGGGAGCTAGTCCGGAGCTAATCGCCGCATCGCCAAAAGACGGGGCTGAATTCATCCCCGATTTCTGCTTTCAAAGAAAAACGTCAAGGGAGGAATTGATGAAACGCTTTTACCTGACTGCCGCCATCGCGGCAGCAACGCTGGCGCTGCCGGCTTTGCCCGCGCTCGCCCAGACCAACGAAATCACCATCGGCATCAGCGTGACCACCACCGGTCCCGGCGCCGCCCTCGGCATTCCCGAGCGCAACGCGCTGGAATTCGTACCCAAGGAGATCGGCGGCGTGCCGCTGAAGGTGATCGTGCTCGACGACGGCGGCGACCCGACCACCGCGACCACCAACGCGCGTCGCTTTGTCACCGAGTCCAAGGCCGACATCATCATGGGCTCCTCGATCACTCCGTCGTCGATCGCGATCTCCAACGTGGCGAACGAAGCCGGCATTCCGCATTTTGGTCTCGCGCCGTTCCCGATCACGCCCGAGCGCGCCAAATGGTCGGTGTCGATGCCGCAGCCGATCCCGATCATGGGCAAGGTGATCTACCAGCACATGAAGGCCCACAACGTGAAGACGGTCGGCTATATCGGTTACTCCGATTCCTATGGCGACCTGTGGTTCAACGACTTCAAGGCCCAAGGCATTCCGATGGGCATGACCATGGTCGACGAAGAGCGCTTCGCCCGTCCCGACACATCGGTGACCGGACAGGTGCTGAAGCTCGTCGCGGCTAACCCTGATGCCATCCTGGTCGGCGCCTCGGGCACGGCCGCGGCACTGCCGCAGACCGAGCTGCGCGAGCGCGGCTATCAGGGCCTGATCTACCAGACCCATGGTGCGGCCAGCATGGACTTCATCCGCATCGCGGGTAAGGCCGCCGAGGGCGTGCTGATGGCGTCTGGTCCGGTGATGGACCCGGAAGACCAGCCCGACAGCGCCCTCACCAAGAAGCCCGGACTGGCGCTCAACGCCGCTTATGAAGGCAAATACGGCCCGAACAGCCGCAGCCAGTTCGCAGGCCATTCCTACGACGCTTTCGAGGTGCTGAAGCGCGTCATCCCGACCGCGCTGAAGACTGCCAAGCCCGGCACGCCGGAATTCCGCGAGGCCATCCGCCAAGCCTGGCTGACCGAAAGGGACATCGCGGCAAGCCAGGGCGTCTATAACTTTACCGAGAAGGATCGCTATGGCCTCGACGACCGCTCGCGCATCCTGCTCACGGTCAAGGACGGCAAATACACGCTCGTGAAGTAAGCAGCGCCGATCTCCGATACGACGAGAGCCGGCCCATCGGGCCGGCTCTTTTCTTTGCGTCCAGCACGCTTGCGTCAGGCGGCCTGGCGCTGCGGCATCCAGGCGAACTCCGGATAGTAAGTATCCATCATCCGGTCCACATAGGCGGTAAGGTTCGGAAATCCTTCGGCGCGGTCGCGCAGGCTGGACTCGAAGAACGGCGTCAAGATGCCAGCGAGCGCGCCGAACGCGGTCGCATCGACACCGCTGGGCTTGTTGCCCATCAGATAGGATTTGTCGCCAAGCTGCACCGACAGTGCGAACAGCGAACGCACCGCGAGATCGACATCGTCGTCAGGTCCGTGGCGACCAAGACCGGACAGCAGGTAGTTCTCGGCGACGCGGAACTGCGCATCCTCTCGCAGTTTCTCGCGATTGTGCTCCGGCGCACCGTCGAAAAAATGCGCGGGCCCCTTGGCAAAATTGACCGGATCGACCCAGCGTGCGCCGATCAGCGCCCAGTAGACGTGATGCTCGATCATGCGCTCGAACGCCCAGGCCTGCGCGCGCTCCGCCAAGGAGAGGCCTGCGTCGAAGTCAAAACCGTAACGGCGCTCGATATGAGCGCGGATGAAGGTCGAATCGGCTACAGCCTCGCCGCCATCGTCGATAAAAGGCAGCTGCCCCTTGGGGGACGCCGGCGGCATGGCTCGCTCTTTCCGGTAGGGCAGTCCGGCCATCTTGAGCTGCACCTCGGTCTTTGTGACGAACGGGCTGATTTCCGGGAGGCCGAAACCGGTGCCAAAGCCGTAAAGCGTGATCATGCGAGCTCTCCTGAACCTGCCGAAAGAGTTGACGGAACTTAGTGCCGGGCTGCTGCCACCATGGTGGCAGCAGCCGTGATATCTTCTGCGAAACGGGCCCCCCGCCAGGCGCGGCCCATCACGTGGCTGACCAACGCGTCCGCAGCCTGGACCAGCGAACGTGCCACCACGGTTGCGATCGCGAGGCGGAGGTCGACGGCAGTGAGTTCGAGCCACGTGAAGCGGCCGAAGACCCTGGCATGCAACGAGGCCTGCGCTCGCCACAGCGGACCAGCCAGGCCAAGATGGAGTGGAGTGATCATGGACAAACCCTCTTCAGTCGATGTGTCGTCCCGGTATAGAACTCCCCTGCTGCCAACATCCTGTC
This genomic interval from Bradyrhizobium guangzhouense contains the following:
- a CDS encoding ABC transporter substrate-binding protein, translated to MKRFYLTAAIAAATLALPALPALAQTNEITIGISVTTTGPGAALGIPERNALEFVPKEIGGVPLKVIVLDDGGDPTTATTNARRFVTESKADIIMGSSITPSSIAISNVANEAGIPHFGLAPFPITPERAKWSVSMPQPIPIMGKVIYQHMKAHNVKTVGYIGYSDSYGDLWFNDFKAQGIPMGMTMVDEERFARPDTSVTGQVLKLVAANPDAILVGASGTAAALPQTELRERGYQGLIYQTHGAASMDFIRIAGKAAEGVLMASGPVMDPEDQPDSALTKKPGLALNAAYEGKYGPNSRSQFAGHSYDAFEVLKRVIPTALKTAKPGTPEFREAIRQAWLTERDIAASQGVYNFTEKDRYGLDDRSRILLTVKDGKYTLVK
- a CDS encoding acyl-CoA thioesterase, which gives rise to MFVNRRDVQIQWGDCDPANIVYYPRYFAMFDDSTSTLFEVAGFSKQDLVRKYGLVGIPMVDTRSKFYIPSTYGDWITIETRIESIKRSSFEVKHNVYKGEALAIEGFETRVLVGRDPVNPDRLKSAPFPPEMVAKFTGS
- a CDS encoding crotonase/enoyl-CoA hydratase family protein; translation: MTQGNAETAGAGASGLLQIERVNRVLTVGLNRPAKRNALNDGIILEIGECFASLPEDIGAVVIHGLGDHFSSGLDLSELQDHDATGGLLHSQMWHRVFDRIQYSRVPVIAALRGAVIGGGLELACAAHIRVAEPSTYFALPEGQRGIFVGGGGSVRLPRLIGVARMMDMMLTGRVYSATEGASYGFAQYVTEAGNGLPKALELATKIASNAPLTNFAVLQALPMIAEANPQTGLLMESLMATVAQSDKEAKRRIREFLEHKTAKVKPKS
- a CDS encoding SDR family NAD(P)-dependent oxidoreductase produces the protein MLLKDQAAIVTGGASGLGAATARKLAAQGAKVAVCDLNAKLAETVAAEIKGVAVTCDVSDAASAEAAIAQATKAHGPARVLVNCAGIGVAKRVVGRDGPMALADFDKVIKVNLIGTFNMLRLAATDMSKLEPQPSGERGVIINTASVAAYDGQIGQSAYSASKGGIVGMTLPIARELAQFGVRVLTIAPGLFLTPLLANLPQEAQDSLAAAIPFPRRLGNADEFAALALHMVENSYLNGEVVRLDGSLRMAPK
- a CDS encoding feruloyl-CoA synthase — protein: MSVQPSSSSTERGASHSPLRPISFGDPVVNIERRDDGTIYLRPKQPLGNYPVRITDRLHHWATTTPDRIFMAEREGGRGWRKITYAELLTASRHIASGLVQRGLSAERPVVILSGNSIDHALLAFGAFYAGIPFCPVSPAYSLVSKDYGKLAYLMKLLTPGLVFAEDAEKFADALAANVSLGTEIAASYGHVPGRDVTLLADLVATPVRSDLDALHEKIGPDTIAKFLLTSGSTGNPKAVINTQRMICANQVMLRETLAFLKDEPPVIIDWLPWNHTFGGNHNIGLTLYNGGSMYLDAGKPIPGGIEETVRNLQEISPTVYFNVPKGYESLLPYLRDDQGLRAKFFDRLHAMFFSGAALSPFVWNSLDELAVKEKGYRVPMLTGLGATETAPFFMSVNPRTSRSGHVGLPVSGNEAKLVPNNGKLEVRAKGPNVMPGYWRQPDISAKSFDEEGFYKMGDALKPADADDLNAGFDFDGRVSEDFKLASGTWVSVGPLRARLTAACAPLVRDVVIAGINRDEVSALVVLDLDGCRLVNPTLPSDNLTVTARDRLVREAFRERLTRFLSQATGSSTRVTRAILMDAPLSIDKGEVTDKGSINQRAVLEHRGALIEELYAANPSDRVISVG
- a CDS encoding glutathione S-transferase family protein, producing MITLYGFGTGFGLPEISPFVTKTEVQLKMAGLPYRKERAMPPASPKGQLPFIDDGGEAVADSTFIRAHIERRYGFDFDAGLSLAERAQAWAFERMIEHHVYWALIGARWVDPVNFAKGPAHFFDGAPEHNREKLREDAQFRVAENYLLSGLGRHGPDDDVDLAVRSLFALSVQLGDKSYLMGNKPSGVDATAFGALAGILTPFFESSLRDRAEGFPNLTAYVDRMMDTYYPEFAWMPQRQAA